The DNA region AATCCAGTCCATATTGACTCCTTGTTGAAAACTCTGTGATAAGTACCTTATTTATTCGCCCGTAATTCAACTAATATCTCTTCTAGCTCATCTGGCAAGGGTGCTTCAAAGGTGCGGGGGGTTTTCTCTCCTGGCAGCACGATGGTCAGACCGGTTGCATGCAAGAATTGCCTTGTGATGGGAAGCGTCGCATGTCGGTGACCATAAACTTGATCACCTGTCACCGGGCAACCGATGAACTGTAAGTGCAGGCGGATCTGGTGTGTCCGGCCGGTCAGTGGATGAACCTCGAGCAGCGTATGCTCCCGAAAGCTTTCCAGTGTGCGAAATTCACTCACCGCTTCACGGCCTTTCTGCAGGCTGGTGACTGCCATCAACTTACGGTGAATCGAGTCTCTGCCGATGGGTGCGTCGATCCTCCCGGTTGGTGTAGGCGGTTTACCATCCACCAGGGCCAGGTAGACTTTAATGGTTTTGCGTAACCGGAACTGTTCCTGCAAAAAGCGATGGGCCTGGTCATTTTTTGCCAATATGATCAACCCTGAGGTGCCCTTGTCCAGTCGATGGACCACGCCAGGTCGCTTTTTGCCACCGATACCTTCCATCTCCGGGGCGTGGGCTAGGGCTGCATGCACCAGTGTTCCACTGGCATGACCAGCCGCCGGATGGACTACCATCCCCGCTGGTTTATTCACTACCAGCAAGTCTGAATTCTCGAAGATGATCGCCAATGGAATGTGTTCAGGCACCAGGTCGGTGGTTTCTACAGGCTGAATATGTACCTGAATGGTGTTGCGCCGGTCGATCATCTGGCCACTCTTGTGAGCCGGCTGGCCATCTATCACGATCCTGCCGTCTTGTATCATGGCCTGCAAGCGTGAACGCGAAAACTCCGGAAGGCAAGACACGAGGAACTTATCGAGGCGCAGTGTCCCTTCCCCATCGTATTGCAAAGTCAAGGTTTGGTCACTCAAGCGGCGGGTTCTCCGAATCGGTCTGATCGAGCGAACCTGCAGCTTGTTTCTCCTTCTCCAGCTTGTTTTGTTTTCTTTCGCTATTCCACACAGCGAAGATCAGCAGGGCGGTTCCAACCGAGATGGAGGCATCAGCAACGTTGAAAACAGCAAAGTTTCCGAGAGAGACGAAATCAGTTACGGTCCCCTGGGTTAGACGATCGATCAGGTTGCCCACTGCACCACCCAGCATCATAGCCATCGCCAGGCGCATCAACCACTCACTTCGCGGCACCTGCCGGTAATAAATCAGGATACCTATGGCGACCACGAACGCCAGGATCGTAAATACCAAGCCGAAGCCCTGCAGCATACCAAATGCCGCCCCCGTGTTCTGCCAATGGACCAGCCTGGCATATGGTTCCAACCACGGCCAGGGTGACCAACTTGCGCCGAGTGGAATCAACGTTCGCACCAGGTTCTTGGACCTCTGATCCATAAATACGATAAATCCTGCCACCCCTAAAAGAAAAGCATAATCCCAAAAATACCTTTTCAATCCATCTCTCCGAAATAACTTGGTCAGTTAATTCCCTGGGCATCAAGCCCCAATCATTTTACCTCAGTATTTCTTACGAATTTATTCTGCTACGCCGATAAGCGTAGTGCAAATTCTATAGCCCGCAGGTTGTTATCAGCAAATTCTGCCCTTCCAGACACAGCTTCTTTAAATGCATCCAGCGGGAAAAAATTGGTGTCTAGCAATAATCGAGCCAGAGCGATAATTACCCAATATTCTTTTTTAGCTGCCCAAGTATCTGATTTTTTAAACCCCAGAGGTACCACTCTTGCCCTGGTGTGGATGGGTAGAAGCTCACTGTTCGCGTAGACGATGCCCTGCTCATCCATCATATCCAGCTGGCTTTTCACAGCTGGCAGGCCTTCCTTGAATAATAAGAGCAACACCTCGGGCTTGGTGATACCTGTGTAACCAATTTGCTCTGGCGAAAGGATCACCTCAGACACCGAATGACCCGATTTGACCGTCACCGGGTAGTCATTACGCTGGCTGACCCACAGATTTGACAGCACCGCCGCCCGGCAGAACAGGGAAGCAGCTGAGTTGATCTTCTTACCGGCTGCTCCGGCGATAACCATGCCCATTCGCTTGTCCAAGTCACTCCGGTACCTGGCCTGGATCGGATGGGCAGGCATAGCTGGCTTACCGGCTTGTAAGGCAACCGATTCTCGGTACGCCTGGGTGTACTCAGCCCTGGGTGTATGCTGCAGGATGCCGGTTTTGAATCCAAGCTGATCGAGGCTGGACAACAGCATGCTTTTATTGAAGCGATTGTTGGGTACATAATATGCTGTGCATAGCTCCCATATATCAACAAGTGAGAATCCTTCATTCTGAATGGCTGCAGCAAGCATATCTGGAAGTGATTTTTCAAAGGAAGTGGTGCGGGCGGTGAAGCTGGCGCTGTTTACGGCAACTGTCTGGCAGATATCCATGGTCTTCTCCAGCTGCCCGAAAGGTGTAGAGCTGGTTAAGCCTCCCATGGGTGTGGTGACAGAATGCTCCCCACCAGTCATGCCATAGTTAAAATTGTTGAATACGATCACCGTCACGCCGATATTACGCCGGGCTGCATTGATCAGGTGGTGTCCACCGATCCCACAGCCTCCATCACCCATCAACACGATCACTTTCAGCTCAGGGTTAGCCAGCTTGATCCCGGTGGCATAGGTCACCGAGCGTCCGTGTAAGCCGTGGAAGGCGTTGGTGGTAAAGTATTTATCGGCCAGGCCGCTACAGCCGATATCCGTGACGATCACAACTTTGTGAGGATCAAGTTGCAGCTTGACCAGGGCTGCATTGAGCTGCTCAGTGATCATGCCATGCCCGCAGCCCGGGCAGAAAAAGAAAGGCAGGAGGTTCTCGTCCAGGTAGCTCAGGACGGTTTGGTCAGTCATAGCAGGCCTCCTTGGTGCAGGATTTCCTGAGGGCTGATTAACTCTCCATCCACTCGGTTGACTCCCAGCACTTCCACCCCATCTCGAACGAGACGTTCGACCTCCAGCCGGTACTGGCCAAGGTTTAGCTCAGGCACAATCACCTTGCGCACTCCATGCAAAGCAGCCCGGATTTCCTTCTCCGGTACCGGCCAAAGGGTTTGAACTGCCAGGCAGGATACACGCTTTCCCGCCTGCCGGGCTATCTGTACCGCCTCTGCCACCGCCAGGCTGGTCACCCCATAGCTAATGATTAATATATCAGCACCATCCACAAGGTCGGATTTTACCAGGGAGATCTCATCAATGCTGTCCTCTACTTTGCTTGCCAGCCGCTCGTTGAGCAGGCGAACCTTGGCCGGGTTCTTGGTGAGCTGTCCGTATTCATCGTGCGTGGAAGTGGTGAAGCGCAGGAGATGGCTGCCCCCGAAAGGGGAGAAGAGAGGTACCTGATTGGTCGGTGATGTTTTATAAGGAATAAACTCATTCTCCTGCGAAACCACCTGGCGCTTGCGCACCGGGAAGCGAATGAGCTCGTCTTCCTCCACAGTCACCAGGGTTAAGGCGATCTCTTTGTCGGTAGCCAGAAAAACGGGTATGCGGAAGCGCTCAGCCAGATCAAAGGCGCGGCAGGTCAGGTTGTAGCAGTCCGGCGCATTGGTGGGTGAGAGTACGACCACCGGATATCCCCCAGAGGTTCCCCAGCGCAGGAATTGGATATCTCCCTGGCCGACGGTGGTCGCTCCGCCAGTTGCGGGACCCATCCGTTGCACGTCGACGATCACCATGGGAACCTCCCCCATGATTGCCAGGCCAATATTCTCGCTATACAGGCTGATCCCCGGACCGGATGTTGCCGTCAGCACACGCTTGCCGGTCATGGCTGCCCCAATGCAAAACCCCATGGAAGCAATCTCGTCTTCTGCCTGGATAGCTGTGCCACTCACCTTGGGAAGCTCGTGCAGCATATACAGCAAGATATCTGTGGCCGGTGTAATGGGGTAACCGGCAAAGAAATCACAGCCCGCATCGATAGCGCCTCGCACGATCG from Anaerolineales bacterium includes:
- a CDS encoding RluA family pseudouridine synthase; this translates as MCGIAKENKTSWRRRNKLQVRSIRPIRRTRRLSDQTLTLQYDGEGTLRLDKFLVSCLPEFSRSRLQAMIQDGRIVIDGQPAHKSGQMIDRRNTIQVHIQPVETTDLVPEHIPLAIIFENSDLLVVNKPAGMVVHPAAGHASGTLVHAALAHAPEMEGIGGKKRPGVVHRLDKGTSGLIILAKNDQAHRFLQEQFRLRKTIKVYLALVDGKPPTPTGRIDAPIGRDSIHRKLMAVTSLQKGREAVSEFRTLESFREHTLLEVHPLTGRTHQIRLHLQFIGCPVTGDQVYGHRHATLPITRQFLHATGLTIVLPGEKTPRTFEAPLPDELEEILVELRANK
- the lspA gene encoding signal peptidase II; this translates as MKRYFWDYAFLLGVAGFIVFMDQRSKNLVRTLIPLGASWSPWPWLEPYARLVHWQNTGAAFGMLQGFGLVFTILAFVVAIGILIYYRQVPRSEWLMRLAMAMMLGGAVGNLIDRLTQGTVTDFVSLGNFAVFNVADASISVGTALLIFAVWNSERKQNKLEKEKQAAGSLDQTDSENPPLE
- a CDS encoding 2-oxoglutarate synthase, with the translated sequence MTDQTVLSYLDENLLPFFFCPGCGHGMITEQLNAALVKLQLDPHKVVIVTDIGCSGLADKYFTTNAFHGLHGRSVTYATGIKLANPELKVIVLMGDGGCGIGGHHLINAARRNIGVTVIVFNNFNYGMTGGEHSVTTPMGGLTSSTPFGQLEKTMDICQTVAVNSASFTARTTSFEKSLPDMLAAAIQNEGFSLVDIWELCTAYYVPNNRFNKSMLLSSLDQLGFKTGILQHTPRAEYTQAYRESVALQAGKPAMPAHPIQARYRSDLDKRMGMVIAGAAGKKINSAASLFCRAAVLSNLWVSQRNDYPVTVKSGHSVSEVILSPEQIGYTGITKPEVLLLLFKEGLPAVKSQLDMMDEQGIVYANSELLPIHTRARVVPLGFKKSDTWAAKKEYWVIIALARLLLDTNFFPLDAFKEAVSGRAEFADNNLRAIEFALRLSA
- a CDS encoding pyruvate flavodoxin/ferredoxin oxidoreductase, with the translated sequence MRELMTGAQAIVRGAIDAGCDFFAGYPITPATDILLYMLHELPKVSGTAIQAEDEIASMGFCIGAAMTGKRVLTATSGPGISLYSENIGLAIMGEVPMVIVDVQRMGPATGGATTVGQGDIQFLRWGTSGGYPVVVLSPTNAPDCYNLTCRAFDLAERFRIPVFLATDKEIALTLVTVEEDELIRFPVRKRQVVSQENEFIPYKTSPTNQVPLFSPFGGSHLLRFTTSTHDEYGQLTKNPAKVRLLNERLASKVEDSIDEISLVKSDLVDGADILIISYGVTSLAVAEAVQIARQAGKRVSCLAVQTLWPVPEKEIRAALHGVRKVIVPELNLGQYRLEVERLVRDGVEVLGVNRVDGELISPQEILHQGGLL